One genomic region from Bufo bufo chromosome 3, aBufBuf1.1, whole genome shotgun sequence encodes:
- the LOC120994467 gene encoding interferon-induced GTP-binding protein Mx1-like isoform X2: MSNYLYNTYEEKIRPCIDLIDSLRSLGVEKDLALPAIAVIGDQSSGKSSVLEALSGIALPRGSGIVTRCPLELKLIKDLKDSHWRGKISYESISIELNDPMEVEEEIMKAQDLMAGTNLGISSELISLEVVSPEVPDLTIIDLPGIARVPVGNQPDDIGDQIKRLIRKYIEKQETICLVVVPCNADIATTEALKMAQEVDPSGERTLGILTKPDLVDKGTEEDILNVVNNNVIHLKKGYMIVKCRGQQDIQDRLSLKEAIKKEENFFKDHAFFRDLVLEEKATIPYLAQRLTSELVDHINKSLPALEDQIKNKLQITKDELEKCGRGVPEDESERLAFLVEKIQQFNLDIAYVIQGEEFVSLTKTPKLVSRVRMCFNTWQNELDKCIMRFNSVLKDEIDEFEKFHRGRELPGFINYKSFEAIVKEKIGNMEDPAREVLKTVTETVLKTFSEIARTHFHNFNCFFKVTKTKIENLRQSQEEAAENLIKIQFMMERMVYSQDKCYRYELETIFKNNQPPANPHQPVAQQRQVVDLLQCSVKEMTYHVEAYFKGAADRLANQIPLIIQFYVLQEYGKQLQKGMLQLLQEREEHESLLKESNDRTSGRSFLKHRIQRLSDAHKRLLIFQG, encoded by the exons ATGTCGAACTACTTATATAACACCTATGAGGAGAAGATCCGTCCATGTATTGACCTCATTGACTCGCTGAGGTCACTAGGGGTGGAGAAGGATCTGGCATTAccggcgatcgctgtgattggcgaTCAAAGTTCTGGCAAAAGTTCTGTTTTGGAGGCTCTGTCTGGAATCGCTCTTCCCAGAGGCAGCG GTATTGTCACTCGGTGTCCACTGGAGCTGAAACTTATCAAAGATTTAAAGGATTCCCATTGGAGGGGAAAAATCAGTTATGAATCCATCAGTATAGAGCTGAATGATCccatggaagtggaggaggagatcaTGAAAG CTCAGGATTTAATGGCCGGAACAAACCTGGGGATCAGTTCTGAGCTTATAAGTCTTGAGGTGGTCTCTCCTGAGGTTCCTGACCTGACTATCATCGATCTCCCTGGCATTGCTAGAGTTCCTGTAGGGAACCAACCAGATGACATTGGAGACCAG ATCAAAAGGCTGATTAGGAAGTATATCGAGAAGCAAGAAACAATCTGTTTGGTTGTGGTGCCCTGTAACGCTGACATTGCCACAACAGAAGCCCTCAAGATGGCACAAGAGGTGGACCCTAGTGGGGAGAGAACTTTGG GAATCCTAACTAAGCCTGACTTAGTTGACAAGGGAACTGAGGAAGACATTTTGAATGTGGTCAACAATAATGTAATCCACCTGAAGAAAGGCTACATGATTGTGAAATGTCGGGGACAGCAGGACATCCAGGATAGGCTGTCACTGAAAGAAGCCATTAAGAAGGAGGAGAACTTTTTTAAAGACCATGCATTTTTCAG AGACCTTGTGCTTGAGGAGAAAGCGACCATCCCATATCTAGCTCAACGACTCACATCGGAACTCGTGGATCACATTAAT AAatcacttcctgcactggaggatCAGATAAAAAACAAACTTCAGATCACAAAAGATGAGCTGGAAAAGTGTGGAAGAGGTGTCCCAGAGGATGAGAGCGAGAGACTGGCCTTTCTGGTGGAG aaaattcagCAATTCAACCTGGACATTGCCTACGTTATACAAGGAGAGGAATTTGTGTCACTTACAAAGACCCCCAAACTTGTTTCCAGAGTTCGGATGTGCTTCAATACTTGGCAGAACGAGTTGGATAAGTGCATCATGAGGT ttaactCCGTTCTCAAGGATGAAATAGATGAATTTGAGAAGTTTCACCGAGGAAGGGAACTTCCAGGATTTATTAATTATAAGTCGTTTGAAGCAATCGTTAAAGAAAAGATTGGGAACATGGAGGATCCCGCCAGAGAAGTGCTGAAAACCGTGACGG AAACTGTACTAAAAACATTCAGTGAAATTGCCAGGACACATTTTCACAACTTCAACTGTTTTTTCAAAGTTACTAAG ACTAAAATTGAAAACCTGCGACAATCACAAGAAGAAGCTGCAGAAAATCTCATCAAAATCCAGTTTATGATGGAGCGAATGGTCTACTCCCAAGACAAATGTTACCGATATGAGTTGGAAACCATCTTTAAAAATAACCAGCCTCCGGCCAACCCTCACCAGCCTGTGGCTCAGCAGAGGCAGGTGGTAGACCTTCTCCAGTGCTCTGTCAAGGAGATGACCTATCACGTTGAAGCGTATTTCAAG GGTGCTGCTGACCGGCTCGCCAATCAAATTCCTCTAATCATCCAGTTTTATGTTTTGCAAGAATATGGGAAGCAACTCCAGAAGGGGATGCTGCAGCTTCTACAAGAAAGGGAAGAACACGAGTCTCTTCTGAAAGAAAGTAATGATCGCACAAGCGGCAGAAGTTTCCTGAAGCACCGGATCCAACGGTTGTCTGACGCTCATAAACGTCTACTCATCTTTCAGGGATAG
- the LOC120994467 gene encoding interferon-induced GTP-binding protein Mx1-like isoform X1, giving the protein MISLLHSPRLQQRDSETELRTQGRMSNYLYNTYEEKIRPCIDLIDSLRSLGVEKDLALPAIAVIGDQSSGKSSVLEALSGIALPRGSGIVTRCPLELKLIKDLKDSHWRGKISYESISIELNDPMEVEEEIMKAQDLMAGTNLGISSELISLEVVSPEVPDLTIIDLPGIARVPVGNQPDDIGDQIKRLIRKYIEKQETICLVVVPCNADIATTEALKMAQEVDPSGERTLGILTKPDLVDKGTEEDILNVVNNNVIHLKKGYMIVKCRGQQDIQDRLSLKEAIKKEENFFKDHAFFRDLVLEEKATIPYLAQRLTSELVDHINKSLPALEDQIKNKLQITKDELEKCGRGVPEDESERLAFLVEKIQQFNLDIAYVIQGEEFVSLTKTPKLVSRVRMCFNTWQNELDKCIMRFNSVLKDEIDEFEKFHRGRELPGFINYKSFEAIVKEKIGNMEDPAREVLKTVTETVLKTFSEIARTHFHNFNCFFKVTKTKIENLRQSQEEAAENLIKIQFMMERMVYSQDKCYRYELETIFKNNQPPANPHQPVAQQRQVVDLLQCSVKEMTYHVEAYFKGAADRLANQIPLIIQFYVLQEYGKQLQKGMLQLLQEREEHESLLKESNDRTSGRSFLKHRIQRLSDAHKRLLIFQG; this is encoded by the exons AATGTCGAACTACTTATATAACACCTATGAGGAGAAGATCCGTCCATGTATTGACCTCATTGACTCGCTGAGGTCACTAGGGGTGGAGAAGGATCTGGCATTAccggcgatcgctgtgattggcgaTCAAAGTTCTGGCAAAAGTTCTGTTTTGGAGGCTCTGTCTGGAATCGCTCTTCCCAGAGGCAGCG GTATTGTCACTCGGTGTCCACTGGAGCTGAAACTTATCAAAGATTTAAAGGATTCCCATTGGAGGGGAAAAATCAGTTATGAATCCATCAGTATAGAGCTGAATGATCccatggaagtggaggaggagatcaTGAAAG CTCAGGATTTAATGGCCGGAACAAACCTGGGGATCAGTTCTGAGCTTATAAGTCTTGAGGTGGTCTCTCCTGAGGTTCCTGACCTGACTATCATCGATCTCCCTGGCATTGCTAGAGTTCCTGTAGGGAACCAACCAGATGACATTGGAGACCAG ATCAAAAGGCTGATTAGGAAGTATATCGAGAAGCAAGAAACAATCTGTTTGGTTGTGGTGCCCTGTAACGCTGACATTGCCACAACAGAAGCCCTCAAGATGGCACAAGAGGTGGACCCTAGTGGGGAGAGAACTTTGG GAATCCTAACTAAGCCTGACTTAGTTGACAAGGGAACTGAGGAAGACATTTTGAATGTGGTCAACAATAATGTAATCCACCTGAAGAAAGGCTACATGATTGTGAAATGTCGGGGACAGCAGGACATCCAGGATAGGCTGTCACTGAAAGAAGCCATTAAGAAGGAGGAGAACTTTTTTAAAGACCATGCATTTTTCAG AGACCTTGTGCTTGAGGAGAAAGCGACCATCCCATATCTAGCTCAACGACTCACATCGGAACTCGTGGATCACATTAAT AAatcacttcctgcactggaggatCAGATAAAAAACAAACTTCAGATCACAAAAGATGAGCTGGAAAAGTGTGGAAGAGGTGTCCCAGAGGATGAGAGCGAGAGACTGGCCTTTCTGGTGGAG aaaattcagCAATTCAACCTGGACATTGCCTACGTTATACAAGGAGAGGAATTTGTGTCACTTACAAAGACCCCCAAACTTGTTTCCAGAGTTCGGATGTGCTTCAATACTTGGCAGAACGAGTTGGATAAGTGCATCATGAGGT ttaactCCGTTCTCAAGGATGAAATAGATGAATTTGAGAAGTTTCACCGAGGAAGGGAACTTCCAGGATTTATTAATTATAAGTCGTTTGAAGCAATCGTTAAAGAAAAGATTGGGAACATGGAGGATCCCGCCAGAGAAGTGCTGAAAACCGTGACGG AAACTGTACTAAAAACATTCAGTGAAATTGCCAGGACACATTTTCACAACTTCAACTGTTTTTTCAAAGTTACTAAG ACTAAAATTGAAAACCTGCGACAATCACAAGAAGAAGCTGCAGAAAATCTCATCAAAATCCAGTTTATGATGGAGCGAATGGTCTACTCCCAAGACAAATGTTACCGATATGAGTTGGAAACCATCTTTAAAAATAACCAGCCTCCGGCCAACCCTCACCAGCCTGTGGCTCAGCAGAGGCAGGTGGTAGACCTTCTCCAGTGCTCTGTCAAGGAGATGACCTATCACGTTGAAGCGTATTTCAAG GGTGCTGCTGACCGGCTCGCCAATCAAATTCCTCTAATCATCCAGTTTTATGTTTTGCAAGAATATGGGAAGCAACTCCAGAAGGGGATGCTGCAGCTTCTACAAGAAAGGGAAGAACACGAGTCTCTTCTGAAAGAAAGTAATGATCGCACAAGCGGCAGAAGTTTCCTGAAGCACCGGATCCAACGGTTGTCTGACGCTCATAAACGTCTACTCATCTTTCAGGGATAG